GTTCTGCGTCTTCCAGTATTTTTAGGATTGCCTCCGCCATTTTTTGCGGATTCCTTATGGGAACGAGAATTCCGTTTTTCCCGTTCTCGATGATTTCGTTTGCACCGTGTTTGTGGTCCGTGGATATTACAGGCTTTCCCAAGGCCAAGGCCTCGAGGATAACGTTTGAGAGTCCTTCGTATAAGGAGGAACATGCGAAAATGTCGGCTTTCGCCACGTAGGGAAATGGGTTAGGGACCGTGCTGAAAAAATCCGTTTTGTCTCTTATTGAAAGTCTCTCTGAGAGTTCTTCCAGCTTTTCCTTTTTGCCATTTCCGATAATTATCAGTCGTGCGGATTTTACGCGGTTTACGATTTCGAGGGCCTCAAGGAGATAAGGAAAACCCTTCTGCTCGTCCTTTAAGTACCCCATTGCGAGTATGAGGGGCGCCTCAGCTCCAAGCCATTTGTGATTTTGCTCCTCTTTTGATTTTTCTCTTATATTCTCTATATCGATTCCGTTGTAAATTACCGCCACGTCGGAATCTAAACTGAAGACCTCTTTTACTTCGCAGGCTAGGCTGCTGGAATTAGCAACCACCTTGTCCGAAAGCTGTGCGCACAGTCGCCTGATCCGAAACAGAAGCGGTCTTTTTCTTA
The window above is part of the Candidatus Dadabacteria bacterium genome. Proteins encoded here:
- a CDS encoding glycosyltransferase; its protein translation is MSEKFNIRPKKILFVSPNLAAGGAQRQLINIANGFHRRGYEVSVFLFYDKGNLRDSLDKSIKILSPSSMKILERLKLLWIICGTLRLFGAVMTEKPDVLYSRQWPKIPVAIIGKILKVKTVSVEGNNLEHTLLLRKRPLLFRIRRLCAQLSDKVVANSSSLACEVKEVFSLDSDVAVIYNGIDIENIREKSKEEQNHKWLGAEAPLILAMGYLKDEQKGFPYLLEALEIVNRVKSARLIIIGNGKKEKLEELSERLSIRDKTDFFSTVPNPFPYVAKADIFACSSLYEGLSNVILEALALGKPVISTDHKHGANEIIENGKNGILVPIRNPQKMAEAILKILEDAELRRHLEEEAKKRSENFSREKMISGYEKLFSEMWRAIPEKDPAA